The DNA region GTGGCTTTGGATTAGGCCAAAGCTTCCATTTGTTGCAACGGAGCTGTGAATCAAGAATACAGCGATAATCATAATGTCGGGCCAGGCCTTGAGATCTTGCAAGTATATGTTGCCTCTTACAGAAGGATGGCCAAATAGATCAGCCAGAGAAGAAGCTATAGTGGCAACCATTTAACAGTATAACTCCAGGTCAACCAATGCAATTGAATAACCTTTCTTAAATACAAGCTTACACTTTTGGACAAATGTTCCATAACTGAAAAAAAAACTACTGTATTTTCTTGTGTTTTATATTTTAGAATGGGAGCTTGTATTGTGAACTTCATAGCCAAATGGGAGGTTGTGGCTCCCCTTTTTTATCGTATTGCTTAATTAGAAGTACTATGTAGCTATTTTACTTGAACCATAGCATTCTGAAAAAGTGCATGGCGTGCGTTTGAACCTGCAAACAGGAAGCACATAAGTAATTAAAATTATGGACTTCAAATCTGAAATTAGTTTGGAGGATGCGGGAAAATAGCTGCTCTAGGTTATAATTGACGGAAATGTTGCTTAAGAAACATTCAAATTGAAGTCGATAAATAAGATTAGGCCTTTTCAGGACAATTAGTACAACTAGCTTATTGTTTAAATGGTCATCATGTTACATGACGCTGTAAACTAATGGCTTCTATGTGGTTTGATCAGATTGTTTCCTCCAGAAAAAAAagatataaatagaagtgttgtcATAATTCAGCCATCCAGAAAACATAACTGCTTGAGACCCTATGGAAAGCAAAATTAGTATCTAAGGCACACCGATAAATAAGATACTTTTCTTGAATGGACAAATCACTTGAGTTCTTAGTTTATATATAAGCTTGAAAACAAGGACAAAGGAAACTGCGCTTCAAGCTATTTTTTCTTTCTCATGTTTTTTTATTTAAGAAAAAACCTAATTAGAAAGGCAGGCCTGGTGCaaacggtagagtcttaccgtctgtgaccgaaATGTCCCggattcgagtcgcggtctcctcgcattgcactggcgagggtaaggcttaccactaacacccttccccagaccccgcacagagcgggagctctctgcactgggtacgccctttaggaAAAGACCTAATTACAGGAAGTTGGGTACAGACCAAACTGATGTTGGTCACAATAAGGTGGATTTACCAAAATGTTTTGAATACACACTATATACATATATTTTGTAAGTTTTTTGACACGTCATGCTTTATATATAGGACTTGCAACGAatattgcaaacaactcctgcgTAAGCATTAGCAAAACCAAATTATTTTTGGGCAATCGGTAGGACACCCTGTAAACATTCCTAGTATGCATGAGTGATGACACTTAACACAGCTGGATGACAGATCATGGCATGTGCACTTCAAATGAGACTCCAGTTGTCTCTAGTATTGATTAGTGCTACAATTCATCCTCTGCATGGTTATGGGTGTATTGCTTTAAAGATCAGTAAGACAAAATCGTATTTCATAACATTGATTAGACCATTAATAGTAGGAACCACAAAATGTAAACACATTTGAGTTTGCAAAGGCCTAAGGGATGAATACAGACCTCTGATGCCTCTATTGTCAAGTATCAGAATACACAGGAGAGCTGAGAAGGCTGATGAAATTGCTGCATATGGCGATGGCACAAATCCTTCTTTACTGTATCTCAAATTACCATCATTTTTTTATTCAGATTTGCACCAACCTAATAAGTTTGCAAAATGAGCGAGCTGCCGATTTTTGGACATTACACAGTATGATAGAAGACAAACATCTAAATTCACATATTGATAACAAAAGGAGACAGAAACATGGCAATGATTGAACCTGCAAGGCTATATGCAAAAAGGATATTAAAAACAACTCATGCTTATGCCCAATCGAGTACCTGAGGCTTTGTCAGTATCACTAAACACGAATAGTCGCTATGCAAGAAGAACCTTCTACAGGAAGGCAAGAATAGAAATCATATATCCTGAACTATCGACAAAGGATTCATTCCTTGTTAAAAAAATGAAGCTTTAAACCTAGATTATCAGGAATCCTAGTTTAATTACAGATTATATGGACTTTTTAATCTTTAACCCGTTACCTTGCGACGCAGGAAGCTGTATCTTGTCATGGGCTTTACTGTTCTCCATGGCGCCACGGGCGGCTCGGTGCTCCGTTGAGTTGCTGAGCTGCGCCGGCGGCCATCCGATGTTCCTGTGCCATTCCTTCGCGGCGGCCCTGCTTTGTTTTTTCTATGGGTTGCAGCGGAGGTTCAAGTCCCTATGGATGGGTGCTGCCGCCACATCTATTGCTGGAGCCGCAAGGCCGACGCACCAGCGCTTTGCTTGAATTGACGGCGCGCACGGCGAGGCCGGAGCCAGGCGTCGAGTGGCCAGTGCGGCGAACAGGATGAGGTGGAGCCGAAGCAGCGCAGGTCTGGCGTGGTGGTCAGCATGGGAGGGGGGCCCTGCGGCCCCTGCTACCTTGGCGCGGGCGCCGCTGAGGCCCGCGCGGGCGCGCGGCAGGCGGCAGCTACAGTGGCCCCGCCCAGGGCCCCTGCCGGGAGCCGGCCATGACGGGGAGATGTGTCCGCGCCCGTGGCAGGGGCCGACAACCGCGGGGGCCGCGTCGGGGGAGGCGTCGACACTCGGTAGCGGCGGATGCGGTGGCGCGCGTCACCCGCAGGGGGAGGGGGCACGGCCGTGCAAGGGCCGGGGGCGGCCACCGGCGGGCCCCTCCCGTGCCGGCGCGGCACCGCGCGTACGGTGGGCACGCAGGAGCGGGAGCCAGAGGAGGCGGCGGAAGCGTCGGTACTCGGTACTGGCCTCGCTGAGGCCATGATTCGCGAGCACCCGGTTCTCCATCTTaaggggcgaacggatgggtccaCGCCCGAACTGACCCGCAATCGGACGGTCCAGATCGCCTGATTGCTCGATCCAATGGCTTACGGCTTAACGGGCGACGTGGCACGATGGTTAGCTCGCTTTTGTAGGCAGGATTCCTATATAGAGATTGGATGACGTAGATTGTTCGAATTAAGTAAAAGCACCAATAGAGCGTCGTTACAAACTATTGAATTTTCAAAGTAGTCGTGTCAGCTTGCGTTGATGCATGCACCCTGCCATATATATGCTTGAATGCACCCTTCGTTTAATATATTGAATTAAGCTTTACAAACTATTGAATTTAATTAAGTTTCCCCAGAGCTTCTACGTAGTCTAGACAATCAACATCGTTTAATTATAATAGATAATAACAAGGGATTGTACTAGCAAATAAGTACCAAAATGAGACCACCAAGATTCAAGCATTTTCGACTAGGCACCATAAGATAGAGcattattttagaaaaaaacggaaatcagtttcataatttttaagcTAAAACAAAATTTATATGAAATTTCTAAGAGTAAGccaaattttatgattttttactTGCATTATTTTTTCCATTCAAAAACATTGGGATAAATTTTTGAaattatttttataattttttatacTTTTTTTAAATAAGTCTAATTTGCCTCCCTGAATTTTTAACTAGTCCAATTTACCTCTCTCTCTGATGTGGTGCCACATTAACAATACCACCATCAAAATCAAAAAGGATGTTACAAGTTGAAGGAGGTCAAACAACCGGTTTTATTAAAAATTTTTTGAGGGGAACAACCGGTTTTATAAATGAGGGAGATAAATCGGATCACGATGAAAGTTGGGGTTCGTCAGTTTTGCTATTGGATTGGGCCTTATATGCATATGGGCCAAAGCAGACTTAACGTGCATGCATGCACACGCGGGCCGGGGCTGCTATTTTAATTTAAATAAGGATATattatttttgttgatgatcaTATATAAAAAGCATAGATATGTGGAAATGGAATTGTAtatcatttttttaaatgacCATACGTAAGATTGCGAATTCCATTCAATGAATAATCCTTCCATATATTTTTCTTACCATAACATTCAGATCCTTACGGTCATGCATTTACCATACGCTCCAACGATCCacggagtgtgtgtgtgtgtatatatatatatatatatatatatatatatatatatatatatatatagaggtacCAAAGACGAATGCGGGACGAGTGGAACACTAGCTGCCAGCACCACCGTACGCAGACAAAGGGCCATTAACGTGACCATCTACGGTTCTTATATGCATATGTATCTACTTGAACCCACGTgtgtggagtggaatggaatagaatttagtttaattctacTCTATTTCAACACATATAGACTAAGATGAATAtatatgcatccaaacaagacctacaCGAGCAACGACGCCCCGGTGGCCTCCATGCAGCTCTTCCTCGGCGGTACCCAGCTCATGGACGCCAAGAACACCGAGGACTACTCCATCGTGGACGGCTCGCACATCCGACATGTTTACTATGATGAGTGATGCTATGTGAGATATCCATCCTATAGCTCGATCGATCGCACCATATATATCTAGAGGATGGATTTTtatttataataataataataataataataataataataataataataataataataataataataataataataatgatgatgatgatgatgatgatgtactAAATCCGTTCAAAATtataattcatttgatttttttgACCCCAAGTTTGAtaactcgtcttattcaaaaatttgtgcaaagTATCAATTCTTTTGCTGTGACTTTCTTTGTTAACAAAAGTTCAAGaataacttaaatttgactatgtttacacaatttttttttgaataagacgagtggtcaaacttataATAAAAAAGTGAaataaattataatttagaacggaggagtGCCGTTTTACGTGCCTCGTCTCGCGCTTGCTTTCGTTTGTTCCTGTGCTAAAATAAACttaatgaaactatatatatactgGCTTACGCAAGAATGCCCATTCATCGTCACGGCCGTCCGATCCATCTTGTTCGTCGATTATTGGCGTACGCTGAGCTCAGCGGTCGATTTTCTCCCGTCGATAATAGTACCTTCATCGGTTTGAGGAATGAATCCGGATGATCTCTGGTTTTGTTCTGTTGTTCACTTCGGATACTGATCGAATTTCTGACTAGCTAGCCGGCCAGCTTGGAGATGGAGATGGCAATGCCAGTTGCCACGGTGGGGGTGTGTTGACGGAGAGGTTGGGCCGACGCAGTGGGATGGGCTGGGTAGAGCTGGGCTTTGATTTCGGCCTTTGGTGCCTGTATGGGCGCAAGCAAACTAACTTGCAAAGCATCTGTACGCAAACACGGGCCGGGCTGCGTTGACCAGACACCATCTTTTTTTGTCTGTGACTTGTTGCCAGACACCATCTTGCAAAGCATTTGTACTGCTTCTAGCTATCACCCTCAAAAAGGATTGTACAGTACTGATTTTATTTAAATTGGAGTGGGACGCTGCGAGTGCGAGCAATAATCCATCCATGGCGAACATCAAGACGGAGATGCACAAAGCGTACCGTCCGAGAGAAGCAAACACAAAGAACTGATGACCGCACACACGTTGGCACGGCACCACCCGTCTGCACGGATGACGACACAGATACGGGCGCGAACTGCCAAACAACCTTTCGGGTCTTGCCGTGCATACTTGTTTGTTACTCCCTCCCTCCCAGAAATAGAGTCGTTTTGGCGTTCAAATGTTGTTCCGCGAAGAGTGTCGTTTTACACACTGCTTCCTCCCTGCCCAAGGCTGTAGGAGGCAACAACCATATCTCTTCGTCCCCATCCTTCCATCCATCCCCATGAACGCCCCCGTTTCCTCCCACCCCACCGCCGCCCCCGTCCCACCTGCACCACCACACCCGTCCTCTTCTTCTCTTCCGCATGCGGCGCTGAGGCGGAGACCGTCGACATCGAGTTGGAGCGGGTCGGCGTCGACGCGGAACGGAGCAGAGCAGTCGTCCCCAGGCGGAGCGGCTAGCGCGGAGGTGGAGCGGCTCGACGGCGAGCCGGCCAGGATAACCCAAGCGGGTCGCGCCATCAGCATACGCCGGCGATACCAGAGCCCACCCTCAGCACGCCAGAGAGGAGGAGACCTCACCGGTGCCCACAAGCCGCGACTGGGATCCGGAGCTAGATTCGTTGGATCCGGCCAGGCTTCGCCGGAATCACGCCCGTCCTGACCTCGCCGGAGCTAGATTTGCTGATGTGAACGGGAAGAATGGGGAAGATGGTGAGAGAGAGGATGTAGGGGTGTTGTAGCCTTTTGCTTGGCTCATTGGTCTTTGTGCCGATCTCTAGAACGACAAtatttttggatggagggagtagatcgTTACCTAGTCGATTGTTTCACCCGTAAATTGCTCGGCGCACAACACACACACGTACGTTGCACGTAACGATGGTCACCATATATATGTTATATATGTTGTTAGGTCGCTAATTTTTTGACCTGTCTAGGTCGTGTTATTCTACACAATTGAAAACTGGCCTGATGGCGAGTTGGCGACTGGCGTTTTGAAGGGGCTGTTTGGTTGCCCGCCACGAATTGCCACGCTTAAAGTTAGGCTCGCCACGGTGCCTTAGGCGGGTATTTGGTTTGTACCCGAAGCAAGGCTTGCCACGCTCCAGCCACAGTACTCGTCACAGTTTTCTACGTCGAATGTGCGGCGAGCTTTTCCTCCGCCTCCGCCTTGCCACAAACTCTGCCACAGGGCCACCCCTCCTCCTGCTATATATGCGGCACCCTGCCATCACCACTCGTGCGGCGAGCTTTTCCTCCGCCTCCGCCTTGCCACAAACTCTGCCACAGCGCCACCCCTCCTCCTGCTATGCGGCACCCTGCCATCACCACTCGTCCCTTCACCACAAGCCTGTCCGCGGCGACCACCGGCTGCACAGGGCCCGGCACACCATGGCACCACGGCTGCTGCTTGGTCCTGGCGTGCCCGCTGCTCGTCCGTGTCCCTTTGGACATGCGCCCTAGCGCCGCCACGCTACCGCGCCCAGCCATGGTCGGCGGAGTTGAAGACGACGGGCCTGGTGGTGGCCGAGCAAGGGGCCGACGAGCGTGGTGGTCGTCGGAGGAGGTCGGACTCATGATTTGAGTTGAGCGGAGGCCCATGGCTCGACTGCTGCATGCCTGTATAGCGCGAGGTGTGCAAAGGGAAGTGGGCAGGGAAGCAAAGGGAAGCTTTGAGAAGGAAGGGGATAGAGACGAGAGAGGCGTGCGCTCAGCTGTGGACGGGAGGTTCAGTGCCTTGGTGGGTGGGGATTGACTGTGTGGATGAGAGCACTCCTGCGGTTTTCCATTTTTTAAgtcatttttttaattttctccatcgatggttcctaagtgagattTCTTTTCTGTACTTTTTCTACGCTAATCCAAACAtccattccaacaaaatatttgtTTATTTTATGGGATGATTTGTTTTCTATAATTTCTTGAGAGCTAAGCACATGCTTAACACTATGATTAATTACCTACACCATTGTCAAAATATTTGTGACAGTTATCCTCATGAATGGATTGGAGCATTTTAACCAAGGCTGCAATCCAAACGGTTACCACAACTTTTTGCCTAACATTTATAGCAATAAACCAAATAGCAGCCACACTATTTTTGTCACATCTTAGTTATCAACCAAACACTCCTAATTTGCCACAGAATGTGGCAAGCCATAAGTGTGGCCTGTACCTAACCTTAGGGATGGCAAACTGTGACCGACAACCGGCAACCAGCACGTAGCCCATGACTTGACTTCGAGCTCGCACTAGCTCCGCGCGTCCGGTCCATACGTCCTGCTGCCTTCTCTCTGTACTTGCGCGTGTTGAGTCCTCACGTACACAACATGACTGACTCTGATGATGGTGGTAGGTACTAGGTACACGGGCACTGCGATAGCCGCGTTCGTGTTACACAGCATACAGCAACAACCGAAGACAAGCACGAGACGAGGTGTCAATCGACGTAATTGTACGTTAATGATATCTACTGTATCTGATTAAATATAGAAGATCTCTGCAAACATATTTTTTCTGTTTTCTTATCCAGCCAAAGTTGTCTCTCTTTTTCTCGAGGTCTGGGTCTCCCTTTTATAGGGGTACGGTTACACAATTTTTGGGAACAAAAATGCCCTTGCGCCAGTTAAGGCATATCCCGACTGTGTCTAAACTATACTCCGTGCGCAAGGTCGTATGGCCACATGGGCCCTAACAGACACTTCTCACAACATCGCCGTTGGTACCTATGGACTATGGTCATGTCACAGTCGAATCTCGGCCCCAAAATAAATTACTCcctctgtcaaaaaaaaaatatatataattctCGTATTTTAAAAAGTCAAAcaatttaaactttgactaaaattatataaaaaaatacaaaCACTCGTAAAACAAAATAAGTACTATTAGATTAGTTATATAATAtaatttcataataaatttattgggAATTGCTATATTTCAGGTGTCTAAAATATAGCCTTTTTTCAGACGACGGCTACAGCCACTAGATCTCCATCCAACACTCAGGATCTGTCTTAGTTGTTTCTGTACGCTAGCAAACCTTACCGGGCCCGCGAATATACCCGTTTTGGAATAACAGGTGCTACCGGGGCCGCCAAACCTTAACGGGCGCATGATTCGAGACCCGCTAACTGAATTGGTGCTCGTTTGGGCCAGAATTGAACTATTGGCCCAGTAAACACACTTACAAGCTAACTGACAAAATAACAACTCTGCCACTGCAGAAAAAAACTCTagacggcctgttcgctggttggtttctgggctggtttgggctggctggtgttggtttgttgtgagagaaaaatacagttggctggctggtttgagctggctgaaaccaacaagcgaacaggctgtctaCCACAAATCAAAATTAACACAGTACAATTTCTATTCTACTGCTGCAAAAATGCACGTCGTcttcaaaaattacaaaacaagaATATGAAAACTGCACTTTTCAAATAGTGCAAATACTACAAGTTGTTACTGCAATTATactatatatgtatataaatacaagtatacgtatatatatatatagaatccAGCTCATGAATGAGGAGCCTACTGATAGTACAATTAAATGTACAATTTTCTATGCAATTATGTACAGTTGACTAAAAATTATCATAGGATGCAAATGCATGTTGGGAGGCAAAATCTTTGATATCCATCAACATGTCTGTAGCCATACCAGCAGGTTAGTAGTAAAAAACATGTACTGGTCAATACATATATAGAAGCTAACAGAGTAACAGCTAAAGCCTTCGTTTCTTCCTCCACTGCGTACTCGTCATCGGGATCGTCGACCTCGCCGATGCAGCCCCCGTCATCGTCGGCTTCATAATCGTAGTAGTTGTCGTCGTCCTTGTTTGACGAGATTTTGTACAAAATTTCACTAGTATGCATGTACATCTATACGTGCTACCGAAAATAATAGTAAAAGGAAAAAAACATGAATCCAGTTGCATTGGGCCGTGATGAGCTAATGCATAGTGCGCATGTTTATTTACTTGTGCCGGAAAAGAAAGAAGCTAACACGTTACTATgccgtgcatgcatgcatacgtGTTGACATGCAATAGAAGAAGTTAGCAAGTATGTATACGTCCATGTGTGgaaacgcgtgctttgccgagggcctgaggctttgccgagggctaaatctcgggcactcggcaaagacactctttgccgagggccagccataGGAGCCCTCGACAAagaatggccctcggcaaataggcctttgccgagggcccggccctcggcaaatacaggcccacggcaaatcaaatctttgccgagggccgcggccctcggcaaattaggcccgttgggtcacggcgTCCATTCCCGTCAAGCTTTGCCGATGGCCGCCCGttagaccctcggcaaaggttttttttataTGAAACCGGTttttcggcaaaaaaaaaaagtctttgccgagggccctagaccctcggcaaagtttttttaaccagtttttcggccaaatttttttttataaattgtcTTTGCCAAGGGCCCGAGGCGAGGCCCACGGCAAagaagccctttgccgagggccaggctaggccctcggcaaagattttttttttggtttttttagcc from Miscanthus floridulus cultivar M001 unplaced genomic scaffold, ASM1932011v1 fs_71_1_2, whole genome shotgun sequence includes:
- the LOC136532819 gene encoding classical arabinogalactan protein 9-like → MASARPVPSTDASAASSGSRSCVPTVRAVPRRHGRGPPVAAPGPCTAVPPPPAGDARHRIRRYRVSTPPPTRPPRLSAPATGADTSPRHGRLPAGALGGATVAAACRAPARASAAPAPR